In Archangium violaceum, the following are encoded in one genomic region:
- a CDS encoding lysoplasmalogenase: MRFIAPWNLGLAVLGGMGVAAFLAGIHLDLSWLRLSSKAVPVLCLAMWLWRPRERYAWWIAAGLVLSLVGDMVLEVDEQLFLPGLGAFLLAHVAYVAAYLTVSRTPRWGLGALVLLAGAGIWQLLRPHLGTLAPPVGIYIAVICTMMWRSAALMGAEGLARREQWAALIGALCFGLSDALLAFRLFVFPVEGMSYVSILLYWVGQLGIAFSAVPAPLANATRAGP, translated from the coding sequence ATGCGTTTCATTGCGCCCTGGAATCTCGGCCTCGCCGTGCTCGGAGGGATGGGCGTCGCCGCCTTCCTTGCCGGCATCCATCTGGACCTCTCCTGGCTGCGGCTCTCGAGCAAGGCCGTGCCGGTGCTCTGCCTCGCCATGTGGCTGTGGCGTCCGCGCGAGCGCTACGCCTGGTGGATCGCCGCCGGTCTCGTCCTCTCCCTGGTGGGCGACATGGTGCTGGAGGTTGACGAGCAATTGTTCCTGCCCGGCCTGGGTGCTTTCCTGCTGGCCCATGTGGCCTATGTCGCCGCGTACCTGACGGTCTCGCGCACGCCACGCTGGGGCCTGGGCGCGCTCGTCCTCCTCGCGGGCGCGGGCATCTGGCAGCTCCTCCGGCCCCACCTGGGAACATTGGCCCCGCCCGTGGGCATCTACATCGCCGTCATCTGCACGATGATGTGGCGCTCGGCTGCCCTGATGGGCGCGGAAGGGCTCGCCCGGAGAGAACAGTGGGCCGCGCTGATAGGAGCCCTGTGCTTCGGCCTGAGCGACGCGCTGCTCGCCTTCCGGCTCTTCGTGTTCCCCGTCGAGGGCATGAGCTACGTCAGCATCCTGCTCTACTGGGTTGGACAGCTCGGCATCGCGTTCTCGGCGGTCCCCGCGCCACTCGCGAACGCCACCCGCGCCGGGCCCTGA
- a CDS encoding S1 family peptidase — protein sequence MKNRKLNALSTVTTLFTGLATLHGLPAVAAEAVSAQDVSPEMLSAMRRDLGLDEAQARRRLEFEAKAPGLEKGLSAELGDSFGGAWLSKDGTQLIVGVTDEASAARVRRAGAEPRLVKHSKARLEQVVAELNGNARNAPASIHSWYVDVATNSVVVQAENDTSLTAARAQSFVALSSGAKDGVIRVEHSTQAPRPAYDVRGGEIYYFGTGAGGSYGVCSVGFSVYGGFVTAGHCGGAGTPTLGNNWQSMGTIRGSVFPGSDYGWVATNGSWTPQPWVYNYNNANVIVQGSNAAGIGASICRSGTTTGWRCGTLQATNVTVNYSNGPVYGLSKTDACADPGDSGGSVLSGNQAQGVTSGIAGGCSNGNPPQTFFQPINPILSAYGLSLVTSGGGGGGQSFVSRMNGKCIDVPNSNFSDGVQVQMWTCNGTNAQKFAWDGARLKIGGKCLDVSGASTANGTRIQIANCNGNRAQDFVLSAAGDLVSYLANKCVDIEGYNANDGAKLSIYDCHGGSNQKWDYR from the coding sequence ATGAAGAATCGAAAGCTCAACGCACTCTCCACCGTGACGACGTTGTTCACCGGTCTGGCGACGCTCCACGGCCTGCCCGCGGTGGCGGCCGAGGCCGTGTCGGCGCAGGACGTGTCGCCGGAGATGCTCTCCGCGATGCGCAGGGACCTGGGGCTGGACGAGGCGCAGGCGCGCCGCCGGCTGGAGTTCGAGGCGAAGGCGCCCGGGCTGGAGAAGGGGCTGAGCGCGGAGCTGGGAGACAGCTTCGGAGGGGCCTGGCTGAGCAAGGACGGCACCCAGCTCATCGTCGGCGTGACGGATGAGGCCAGCGCGGCGCGCGTGCGGCGTGCGGGAGCCGAGCCGCGGCTGGTCAAGCACAGCAAGGCGAGGCTGGAGCAGGTGGTGGCGGAGCTGAACGGCAACGCCCGGAACGCGCCCGCGTCGATCCACTCCTGGTACGTGGACGTGGCCACCAACAGCGTGGTCGTGCAGGCGGAGAACGACACGAGCCTGACGGCGGCGCGGGCCCAGTCGTTCGTCGCGCTGAGCAGCGGCGCGAAGGATGGGGTGATCCGCGTGGAGCACTCCACCCAGGCCCCGCGCCCGGCGTACGACGTGCGCGGCGGAGAGATCTACTACTTCGGCACGGGGGCCGGTGGCTCCTATGGCGTGTGCTCGGTGGGCTTCTCGGTGTACGGCGGCTTCGTCACCGCGGGACACTGTGGCGGGGCGGGCACCCCCACGCTCGGCAACAACTGGCAGTCCATGGGCACCATCCGGGGGTCGGTGTTCCCCGGCAGTGACTACGGGTGGGTGGCGACCAACGGCTCGTGGACGCCGCAGCCCTGGGTGTACAACTACAACAACGCGAACGTCATCGTTCAGGGCTCCAACGCGGCCGGCATCGGCGCGTCCATCTGCCGCTCCGGCACCACGACCGGCTGGCGGTGTGGAACGCTGCAGGCCACGAACGTCACGGTCAACTACTCCAATGGCCCGGTGTATGGCCTGTCCAAGACGGACGCGTGCGCGGACCCCGGTGACTCGGGTGGCTCGGTCCTCTCCGGCAATCAGGCGCAGGGCGTGACGTCGGGCATCGCGGGCGGCTGCTCCAATGGCAATCCTCCCCAGACGTTCTTCCAGCCCATCAACCCCATCCTGAGCGCCTACGGCCTGTCGCTCGTCACGAGCGGCGGTGGAGGTGGCGGCCAGTCGTTCGTCTCGCGGATGAACGGCAAGTGCATCGACGTGCCCAACAGCAACTTCTCCGACGGCGTGCAGGTGCAGATGTGGACGTGCAATGGCACCAACGCCCAGAAGTTCGCCTGGGACGGCGCCCGGCTGAAGATTGGCGGCAAGTGCCTGGACGTGTCCGGGGCCTCGACGGCCAACGGCACGCGCATCCAGATCGCCAACTGCAACGGCAACCGCGCCCAGGACTTCGTGCTGAGCGCCGCGGGTGACCTGGTGAGCTACCTGGCCAACAAGTGCGTGGACATCGAGGGGTACAACGCGAACGACGGCGCCAAGCTGAGCATCTACGACTGCCACGGCGGGTCGAACCAGAAGTGGGATTACCGCTAG
- a CDS encoding tyrosine-type recombinase/integrase produces the protein MSVRLRKWKTKEGKVQEAWWIDVKYQHPSGRVERVRKASPINTRRGAEEYERQIRHALLTGSFGKEKQSEAGRMPTVDEFVPRFLTYSENNNKHSSVVSKKQILDQHVIPALGRMPLDSIGLAEIEDFKAAMRKKTSGARARKDAPTKAALRKRKDIQPALLSLKTINNALTVLRKMLSLAQEHGIITHVPRVKLFKTAKAAFDFLSFEEAERVVAAAAPDWRAVVLVALKTGLRQGELMGLQWADVDLQRGKLQVRRTIWRGVTGLPKGGRERTVDLPGSALEALKEHRHLRGPYVFCQADGQPHTNGTMKGPLERALREADICREQGRIGWHDLRHTYGSHLAMRGVPLKAIQELMGHSTIEMTERYAHLSPEMLASAVQQLDRPVPQLQAAPARSAEGAH, from the coding sequence ATGAGCGTCAGACTGCGGAAGTGGAAGACGAAGGAGGGCAAGGTGCAGGAAGCGTGGTGGATCGACGTCAAGTATCAGCACCCGAGCGGGAGGGTGGAGCGCGTGCGCAAGGCATCGCCCATCAACACCCGCCGGGGCGCTGAGGAATACGAGCGTCAGATCCGGCACGCACTCCTCACGGGTTCCTTCGGAAAGGAAAAGCAGAGCGAGGCGGGGCGAATGCCTACCGTTGACGAGTTTGTCCCGCGCTTCCTCACGTACAGCGAGAACAACAACAAACATTCAAGCGTTGTCTCCAAGAAGCAGATCCTCGACCAGCACGTCATTCCGGCTCTTGGCCGTATGCCGTTGGACTCCATCGGTCTCGCCGAGATCGAGGACTTCAAAGCAGCCATGCGCAAGAAGACGTCGGGAGCCCGCGCCCGGAAGGATGCCCCCACGAAGGCAGCCCTTCGCAAGCGCAAGGACATCCAGCCCGCGCTTCTGAGCCTCAAAACCATCAACAACGCGCTAACGGTGCTCCGCAAGATGCTGTCGCTTGCACAGGAGCACGGCATCATCACGCACGTTCCGCGCGTCAAACTCTTCAAGACTGCGAAGGCGGCGTTTGACTTTCTCAGCTTTGAGGAAGCCGAGCGGGTTGTCGCCGCTGCGGCTCCTGACTGGCGCGCGGTCGTGCTCGTGGCGCTCAAGACTGGACTGCGGCAAGGCGAGCTGATGGGGCTCCAGTGGGCCGACGTGGACTTGCAGCGCGGCAAGCTGCAAGTGCGGCGCACGATCTGGCGTGGTGTGACGGGCCTGCCCAAGGGCGGACGCGAGCGCACGGTCGATCTCCCGGGCTCGGCCCTGGAAGCGCTCAAGGAACACCGGCACCTGCGCGGTCCCTACGTGTTCTGTCAGGCGGACGGGCAGCCACACACGAATGGGACCATGAAGGGCCCTCTGGAGCGTGCGCTTCGCGAGGCGGACATCTGCCGCGAGCAGGGCCGCATCGGATGGCACGACCTGCGGCACACCTACGGGAGCCACCTCGCGATGCGTGGCGTGCCGCTCAAGGCGATCCAGGAACTGATGGGGCACTCGACCATCGAGATGACAGAGCGTTACGCGCACCTGTCCCCCGAGATGCTCGCGAGCGCAGTGCAGCAGCTCGACCGGCCTGTGCCCCAGCTCCAAGCCGCTCCGGCCAGAAGCGCCGAAGGGGCACACTGA
- a CDS encoding TPM domain-containing protein — MRALLSCTLLLCFLALPARGETVGSIPRPVSGSWAVDTTGTLSSSTLAGVNRWGRDVDDQGLGQLAVVVVRTTGGRNPRTFATELFNRWGIGHAGRDDGALLFIALKDRKAEIVLGNGVDSSEDTRRSDAIMSGEIVPAFKRGDPEGAVLAGARGLSQLLEQSPLNMSPRGTSPAPPAAPPVRVSVPAPSDPEPFHPPEPPRPTLSRRLEQAASDANPWLLGGGAGGLVMGFMGLRRWLRRRPRICEGCQQPRQLLDESADDAHLDAGQRREENLGSVDYDAWWCVSCEDVRVERYGSWFTVYSKCPQCAYKTKSESMTTLREATYDHGGTVLVNVTCKHCSYHTHFTRSTPPKTRPSSSSSGSSRGGSSGFGGGRSSGGGSSGSW; from the coding sequence ATGCGCGCTCTCCTGTCTTGCACCCTCCTGCTGTGCTTCCTGGCGCTTCCCGCCCGGGGCGAGACGGTCGGCTCGATTCCCCGGCCCGTGTCGGGCTCCTGGGCCGTGGACACCACGGGGACGCTCTCCTCCTCGACGCTCGCCGGGGTGAACCGGTGGGGCAGGGACGTCGATGACCAGGGGCTCGGCCAGCTCGCCGTCGTGGTGGTGCGCACGACCGGCGGCCGCAACCCGCGCACCTTCGCCACCGAGCTCTTCAACCGGTGGGGCATCGGTCATGCCGGGCGGGATGATGGGGCGCTCCTCTTCATCGCCCTGAAGGACCGCAAGGCGGAGATCGTCCTCGGTAACGGCGTCGACAGCTCCGAGGACACGCGGCGCAGCGACGCCATCATGTCCGGGGAGATCGTCCCCGCCTTCAAGCGGGGGGACCCCGAGGGGGCCGTGCTCGCGGGCGCTCGGGGGCTGAGCCAGCTGCTCGAACAGTCGCCCCTCAACATGTCCCCGCGCGGCACTTCCCCGGCTCCTCCCGCCGCCCCCCCCGTGCGTGTTTCCGTCCCGGCTCCGTCCGACCCCGAGCCCTTCCATCCTCCCGAGCCCCCGCGCCCTACGCTCTCGAGACGGCTCGAGCAGGCCGCCTCGGACGCGAACCCCTGGCTCCTGGGTGGAGGGGCCGGTGGACTCGTGATGGGGTTCATGGGCCTGCGCCGCTGGCTGCGTCGGCGCCCGCGCATCTGCGAGGGCTGCCAGCAGCCGCGCCAGCTCCTCGATGAGTCCGCGGACGATGCGCACCTCGATGCCGGGCAGCGGCGCGAGGAGAACCTGGGCTCGGTGGATTACGACGCGTGGTGGTGTGTGTCCTGCGAGGACGTGCGGGTGGAGCGCTATGGCTCCTGGTTCACCGTCTACTCGAAATGCCCCCAGTGCGCGTACAAGACGAAGTCGGAGTCGATGACCACGCTTCGGGAGGCGACGTATGACCATGGAGGAACCGTCCTGGTCAACGTCACCTGCAAGCACTGCAGCTATCACACCCATTTCACGCGCAGCACGCCCCCGAAGACCCGTCCCAGCTCCTCCTCCTCGGGCAGCTCCCGCGGCGGCTCCTCCGGCTTTGGTGGCGGCCGCTCCTCGGGAGGCGGTTCCAGCGGGAGCTGGTAG
- a CDS encoding SRPBCC family protein, with translation MGQEKGATSAAVGEMDLKFQVHAKIAKPVAEVFDAVYNPKKLSGYFTTNGASGPLDEGKTVTWDFADFPGAFPVHVRKVEYNRLIELEWQAGDGDYNTQVRMEFEPLDGNATLVRISESGWRKTPEGLKNSYGNCMGWSQMLLCMKVFVEQGTNLRAFLY, from the coding sequence ATGGGGCAGGAGAAAGGCGCGACGTCGGCGGCTGTGGGTGAGATGGACCTCAAGTTCCAGGTCCACGCGAAGATCGCGAAGCCGGTCGCCGAGGTATTCGACGCGGTCTACAACCCGAAGAAGCTGAGTGGCTACTTCACGACCAACGGAGCGAGCGGACCGCTCGACGAAGGGAAGACGGTCACGTGGGACTTCGCCGACTTTCCCGGCGCGTTCCCGGTGCACGTGCGCAAGGTCGAGTACAATCGGCTGATCGAGCTCGAGTGGCAGGCGGGCGATGGCGACTACAACACCCAGGTGCGCATGGAGTTCGAGCCGCTCGACGGGAATGCGACGCTGGTGCGCATCAGCGAGTCGGGATGGAGGAAGACGCCGGAGGGGCTCAAGAATTCCTACGGCAACTGCATGGGCTGGTCGCAGATGCTCCTTTGCATGAAGGTGTTCGTGGAGCAGGGAACGAACCTGCGCGCGTTCCTCTATTAG
- a CDS encoding ArsR/SmtB family transcription factor encodes MSSGDVHDSVFKALGDSRRRAMLDLLKTRPWTTGELVEHFAELDRCTVMQHLGVLEKAGLIIVKRSGRHRWNYFNPLPIKEIHDRWISRYAEGAVELLARLKSDLEGQG; translated from the coding sequence ATGTCAAGCGGTGACGTCCACGACTCGGTCTTCAAGGCGCTGGGGGACTCGCGGCGGCGCGCGATGCTCGACCTGCTCAAGACCCGGCCGTGGACGACCGGGGAGCTCGTCGAGCACTTCGCGGAGCTCGACCGGTGCACGGTGATGCAGCACCTCGGTGTGCTCGAGAAGGCGGGGCTGATCATCGTGAAGCGGAGCGGCCGACACCGCTGGAACTACTTCAATCCGCTCCCCATCAAGGAGATCCACGACCGGTGGATCAGCCGCTACGCGGAGGGCGCGGTGGAGCTGCTCGCGCGGTTGAAGTCGGATCTCGAGGGGCAGGGGTAG